In Spirosoma aureum, a single genomic region encodes these proteins:
- a CDS encoding OmpH family outer membrane protein, protein MKNASLILNVILTIAVAVLYYLHFKDRQPETASVVTSPAEAKGKAIVYVNVDSLLTKYDYFKDTQKVLESKRFQLENDLASKGRNLQNKVAFFQQRAATMTQEQGRATEASLQKEQQDILAYRERAAQNLAAEEQDKNKQLYDQIYDYLKKQNAQNKYEFVLGYTKGGGILFADPSGDQTSKILAGLNKEYQAKQTKK, encoded by the coding sequence GTGAAGAATGCCTCATTGATTCTAAATGTCATCCTGACGATAGCCGTAGCTGTACTGTATTACCTACATTTTAAAGATCGCCAGCCCGAAACGGCTTCTGTTGTTACGTCTCCCGCCGAAGCAAAAGGTAAAGCGATCGTCTATGTAAATGTCGATTCATTACTGACCAAATACGACTATTTTAAAGACACACAGAAAGTTCTGGAAAGCAAACGGTTTCAGTTAGAAAACGATCTGGCTTCGAAGGGGCGTAATCTGCAAAATAAAGTAGCTTTCTTTCAGCAGCGGGCCGCTACCATGACCCAGGAGCAGGGCCGTGCGACCGAAGCTTCTTTACAAAAGGAACAGCAGGACATTCTGGCCTATCGTGAGCGGGCAGCGCAGAATCTGGCCGCTGAAGAGCAGGACAAGAACAAGCAGTTATACGACCAGATCTACGATTATCTCAAAAAACAGAATGCTCAGAATAAGTATGAGTTTGTGTTGGGCTATACGAAAGGTGGTGGTATTCTCTTTGCTGATCCATCCGGCGATCAAACCAGTAAGATACTGGCAGGTCTGAATAAAGAATATCAGGCTAAGCAAACGAAAAAATAA
- the smpB gene encoding SsrA-binding protein SmpB, translating into MASASIVKQVDIRNRRASFEYSFLETYTAGIVLTGTEIKSIRQGKVNLQDAYCLIHGDELFIRQMNISLYTEGTHYNHEPLRDRKLLLTKREIKRLTEKLKDQGLTIVPVRMFTSERGFAKVEIALAKGKKLFDKRDSIKEREVTRDLQRERY; encoded by the coding sequence ATGGCCTCTGCTTCTATTGTTAAACAGGTTGATATTCGAAACCGTCGGGCATCGTTTGAATATTCGTTTTTAGAAACGTATACGGCTGGTATTGTCCTGACCGGTACCGAAATAAAATCCATCCGGCAGGGAAAAGTAAACCTGCAGGATGCCTATTGCCTGATTCATGGTGACGAATTGTTTATTCGCCAGATGAATATTTCGCTTTATACCGAAGGGACTCATTACAACCACGAGCCGCTCCGGGATAGAAAACTTCTCCTGACAAAACGGGAAATTAAACGGCTTACCGAGAAGCTGAAAGATCAGGGATTGACCATTGTGCCTGTTCGGATGTTTACGAGCGAACGCGGTTTTGCCAAAGTTGAAATTGCGCTGGCAAAAGGTAAAAAACTGTTCGATAAGCGCGACAGCATCAAAGAACGTGAAGTAACCCGGGATCTGCAGCGAGAACGCTATTGA
- a CDS encoding c-type cytochrome → MLINLMNRCLTMSRLSKFCGAMALSLALLINGGQLKAQDSSAAAGGGSAAATPASGGAGDAEKGKSLFTNNCAQCHSVTDEKVVGPGLKGIEGRAPSKDWLHKWIRNSSAVIASGDAYANQVFNANGKVQMSSFPNLTDADIDGILAYIDGANKPVATAGGGADSKNTDGAGGGQGASTGGPSELFTFVLIALLVVMLLVLGVLLVIVTILSKAVTPATADGTLPASSFGQRLKDGFSNAFNNSTLRSIVIWLFILVATKETLDGAYSIGIQQGYAPKQPIAYSHKLHAGQYKIDCNYCHTGVNKGKNATIPAANICMNCHGVIKKESPEIQKIYAAIEENRPIEWIRVHNLPDLAYFNHAQHVNVGNVQCQTCHGEIEKMEVVEQRSSLTMGWCIDCHRKTEVNTKDNAYYDKLVALHRKESKEPLKVANIGGLECSKCHY, encoded by the coding sequence ATGTTGATCAACTTAATGAATAGATGTCTAACAATGAGTCGTTTGTCTAAGTTTTGCGGGGCCATGGCCCTGTCACTGGCGCTGTTGATTAACGGCGGTCAGCTAAAGGCGCAGGACTCATCTGCGGCTGCAGGCGGTGGTTCGGCTGCAGCTACACCAGCTTCAGGGGGTGCTGGTGATGCTGAAAAGGGTAAAAGTCTGTTTACTAATAACTGTGCACAATGCCATTCAGTAACAGATGAGAAAGTCGTAGGTCCAGGTCTGAAAGGTATTGAAGGGCGTGCTCCAAGCAAAGATTGGCTGCACAAATGGATTAGAAATTCATCGGCTGTTATTGCTTCAGGCGACGCGTATGCTAACCAGGTTTTCAATGCCAACGGTAAAGTACAGATGTCGAGCTTCCCTAATTTGACGGATGCCGACATTGATGGAATTCTGGCCTACATCGATGGCGCCAATAAACCAGTAGCAACTGCTGGCGGTGGTGCAGATAGTAAGAATACAGATGGTGCTGGCGGTGGACAAGGTGCGTCGACAGGTGGCCCATCCGAATTATTCACTTTCGTTTTGATCGCGCTACTGGTTGTTATGTTGCTCGTATTGGGCGTACTACTGGTAATCGTTACGATCCTTTCGAAAGCTGTAACACCAGCCACGGCTGATGGTACTCTACCGGCTTCTTCTTTTGGTCAGCGGTTGAAAGATGGCTTCTCAAATGCCTTCAACAACTCAACACTTCGTTCTATTGTCATCTGGTTGTTTATTCTGGTCGCTACGAAAGAAACACTGGATGGTGCATACAGCATTGGTATTCAGCAGGGCTACGCTCCGAAACAACCAATTGCCTACTCACACAAGCTTCACGCAGGTCAATACAAAATCGACTGTAACTACTGTCACACAGGTGTTAACAAAGGAAAGAATGCTACGATTCCTGCCGCAAACATCTGTATGAACTGCCACGGTGTTATCAAGAAAGAGTCGCCGGAAATTCAGAAAATCTACGCAGCTATTGAAGAGAATCGCCCTATCGAGTGGATTCGTGTTCACAACCTGCCTGATTTGGCTTACTTTAACCATGCTCAGCACGTAAACGTCGGTAACGTACAATGCCAGACCTGCCACGGTGAGATCGAGAAAATGGAAGTAGTAGAGCAGCGTTCTTCATTGACAATGGGTTGGTGTATTGACTGCCACCGGAAAACGGAAGTCAATACGAAAGACAACGCCTACTACGATAAGCTAGTCGCTCTTCACCGGAAAGAAAGTAAGGAGCCGCTCAAAGTGGCTAACATCGGTGGTTTGGAGTGTTCTAAATGCCACTATTAA
- the rpsA gene encoding 30S ribosomal protein S1: MSKTQQRELPAFDWDRADNKGFGSGYSDAERTRMLELYDNTLSEVKEKEVVMGTVVGITDREVLLNIGFKSDGLVPASEFRDMPELKMGDEIEVYVENQEDPNGQLVLSRKKAKVITAWQKIQRALDEDLVIDGFVKRRTKGGLIVDIFSIEAFLPGSQIDVKPIRDFDIFVGKKMEVKVVKINYANDNVVVSHKVLIEKDLEAQRAQILNNLEKGQVLEGVIKNMTNFGVFIDLGGVDGLLHITDISWGRISHPSEVLHLDQKVNVVVLDFDEDKKRISLGMKQLQAHPWDALEQDIQVGSKVKGKIVNVADYGAFLEIMPGVEGLIHVSEMSWSQHLRNPQEFLKVGDEVEAVVLTLDRSDRKMSLGIKQLTEDPWTRPELRTKYAIGTKHKGVVRNLTNFGLFLELEEGIDGLVHVSDLSWTKKVKHPSDFIKVGEDLEVVVLELDIENRRLALGHKQLEENPWDTFETVFAVGTIHRCTIISKNDKMATLELPYGIEGFSSLKNLAKEDGTFAEVGETLDFKVTEFSKEEKRIMLSHTKTWQEKNEPVKEQKPKVAAAKPASTSNQADRGATLGDLDALAALKEQLEGRN, translated from the coding sequence ATGAGCAAAACGCAGCAACGCGAACTGCCGGCATTTGATTGGGACCGGGCAGACAACAAAGGATTCGGAAGTGGCTATTCGGATGCGGAGCGCACCCGAATGTTAGAACTGTACGACAACACCCTGTCGGAGGTTAAGGAGAAAGAAGTGGTGATGGGAACCGTCGTTGGGATTACGGACCGTGAGGTACTGCTCAACATCGGCTTCAAGTCGGACGGGTTGGTTCCAGCTTCCGAATTCCGGGATATGCCGGAGCTGAAGATGGGTGATGAGATTGAAGTGTATGTAGAAAATCAGGAAGACCCCAACGGCCAACTGGTTCTTTCGCGCAAAAAGGCGAAAGTGATTACAGCATGGCAGAAAATCCAGCGTGCTCTCGACGAAGACCTCGTTATTGATGGCTTCGTGAAGCGCCGGACCAAGGGTGGCCTGATCGTTGATATTTTTAGTATTGAAGCTTTCTTGCCTGGTTCGCAAATCGACGTAAAACCGATTCGTGACTTCGATATTTTCGTTGGTAAGAAAATGGAGGTTAAGGTTGTTAAGATCAACTATGCAAACGACAACGTTGTTGTTTCGCACAAAGTCCTGATCGAGAAAGACCTCGAAGCACAACGCGCTCAAATCCTGAACAACCTCGAAAAAGGTCAGGTTCTGGAAGGTGTGATCAAGAATATGACCAATTTCGGTGTGTTCATCGATCTTGGTGGTGTCGATGGTCTGTTGCACATCACGGATATTTCGTGGGGTCGTATCAGCCACCCATCCGAAGTGCTCCACCTCGACCAGAAGGTCAACGTGGTTGTACTGGACTTCGACGAAGACAAAAAGCGGATCTCGCTGGGCATGAAACAACTTCAGGCTCACCCATGGGATGCGCTGGAGCAGGATATTCAGGTTGGTTCGAAAGTGAAAGGCAAGATCGTCAACGTAGCCGACTATGGCGCGTTCCTCGAAATCATGCCGGGCGTAGAAGGACTGATCCACGTATCCGAAATGTCATGGTCGCAGCACCTGCGTAACCCACAGGAATTCCTGAAAGTGGGTGACGAAGTTGAAGCGGTTGTGTTGACGCTTGATCGCAGCGACCGCAAAATGTCGTTGGGTATCAAACAACTGACCGAAGATCCCTGGACTCGTCCAGAACTGCGTACGAAATACGCAATCGGTACCAAACACAAAGGCGTGGTTCGTAACCTGACCAACTTCGGCCTGTTCCTCGAACTGGAAGAAGGTATAGATGGTCTGGTACACGTATCTGACCTGTCGTGGACGAAGAAGGTGAAACACCCTTCGGATTTCATCAAGGTTGGTGAAGACCTCGAAGTAGTTGTTCTGGAACTTGACATCGAAAACCGTCGTCTGGCTCTGGGTCACAAGCAACTCGAAGAGAACCCATGGGATACGTTTGAAACCGTGTTCGCTGTCGGTACGATTCACCGGTGCACGATCATTAGTAAGAACGACAAAATGGCAACGCTCGAACTACCTTATGGTATCGAAGGCTTCTCGTCGCTAAAGAACCTGGCTAAAGAAGATGGCACATTCGCTGAAGTAGGCGAAACGCTCGACTTCAAAGTAACCGAGTTCTCGAAAGAAGAGAAACGCATTATGTTGTCGCACACGAAGACGTGGCAGGAGAAAAACGAGCCGGTAAAAGAACAGAAGCCTAAAGTGGCTGCTGCGAAACCCGCTTCGACTTCGAACCAGGCCGATCGTGGTGCAACCTTAGGTGACCTCGATGCTCTGGCAGCACTGAAAGAGCAACTCGAAGGCCGCAACTAA
- a CDS encoding HNH endonuclease translates to MGRKVLVLNQDYSALSICSVPKAFLLVFLDKAELIAESEQFTLRTVSAEFPMPSVIRLHRYVSLPYKGVMLTRQNIFKRDGHHCQYCGTTEDLTLDHVLPKSRGGKTSWDNLATACKRCNSRKGDYTPEEANMKLRQKPFKPTFLVFLREFSGSLEQSWMPFLSKKEKAFQ, encoded by the coding sequence ATGGGCAGGAAAGTATTAGTCTTAAATCAAGATTACAGTGCACTCAGCATCTGCTCCGTTCCTAAAGCATTTTTGCTGGTTTTTTTAGACAAAGCCGAACTCATTGCTGAATCCGAACAATTCACCTTACGAACAGTCTCAGCTGAGTTCCCGATGCCGTCGGTTATCCGGTTACATCGATACGTAAGTCTGCCATATAAGGGCGTAATGCTTACCCGGCAGAATATCTTCAAGCGCGACGGCCATCATTGCCAATATTGCGGAACAACGGAAGACCTGACGCTTGATCATGTTCTGCCAAAATCACGGGGAGGGAAAACCAGTTGGGACAACCTCGCCACTGCCTGCAAACGATGCAACTCCCGCAAAGGAGACTACACCCCAGAAGAAGCCAACATGAAATTGCGCCAGAAACCATTTAAACCAACATTTCTGGTTTTTCTGCGCGAATTTTCAGGTTCGCTTGAGCAAAGCTGGATGCCGTTTCTGAGCAAAAAAGAAAAAGCGTTTCAATAA